One bacterium DNA segment encodes these proteins:
- a CDS encoding acylphosphatase, giving the protein MNGVSIGDCCGCPATKSRLYNSPVRADGENGGLNGHVSSGEGHALRVLVSGRVQGVFFRAFTQEEARRLGVRGWVRNLSDGRVEAHIEHKDRGVLDAMLARLREGPPQVESMSPGARVDEVEAWAAKWEGFGDFEIRGGW; this is encoded by the coding sequence ATGAACGGCGTTTCAATAGGCGATTGCTGCGGCTGCCCTGCAACTAAAAGCCGGTTGTATAATTCTCCCGTGCGCGCAGACGGCGAAAACGGCGGACTGAACGGCCATGTTTCGAGCGGAGAAGGCCACGCGTTGCGCGTCCTAGTATCGGGCAGAGTGCAGGGCGTTTTCTTCCGGGCGTTCACGCAGGAGGAGGCCCGGCGGCTGGGTGTCCGCGGCTGGGTGCGCAATCTCTCCGACGGGCGCGTCGAGGCGCACATCGAGCATAAGGACCGCGGCGTCCTGGACGCGATGCTTGCGCGGCTGAGAGAGGGGCCGCCTCAAGTTGAAAGCATGAGCCCGGGTGCCAGGGTGGACGAAGTGGAGGCTTGGGCCGCAAAGTGGGAGGGATTCGGGGATTTCGAGATAAGGGGAGGGTGGTAA
- a CDS encoding cation:proton antiporter, whose translation MTAGRIDAPFKMEKDMHSSRDALRLPISNGARYARWILLALPLLPLLLASSSEGGEGGGHSVILNIALAMVAASLLGLIMKVLKQPAMLGYILAGVAIGPIGIGMITDHTEIVTISEIGLILLLFMIGLEIDLKKMLAAGRLVIVPGVLQFPICVAMGWAILKGLTLFGLSFGEGNYALLYTAIAISISSTMIVVKLLYDKMELDTLPGRITVGILVFQDIWAIIVLAIQPNLADPKILSILLTFAKGGLLVALALAISRWVLPVIFHVVAKIPELLLVLSLGWCFLVALVAAHPFVGLSMEMGALIAGVSLATFPYNLDVIAKVVSIRDFFITLFFVALGMQIPMPTPSVLLVSLVIVFVALVIRAFGVFAVLQTLRAGHRTSLLPTINLSQVSEFALVIVAIGIGYEHVSQESLTYIIWVFSVLAVASTYLVTYSHPLQDFWRRLLLKLGVKDIGKALEDEHRHKEHPILILGFFRIASAFMDEVFRKHQDLIEQIKVVDFNPVVRKKLEKMGVYCVYGDISNIDTLHHAHVEGAKVVLCSVPDSILKGTTNKNLLSLVRSLCPEAQVILTAESPSQAAELYKAGADFVIQVSAIAGAGAAIAVEQALSGTLEALREEQAAELGARNEVLA comes from the coding sequence ATGACCGCAGGTAGAATCGACGCGCCTTTCAAAATGGAGAAAGACATGCACTCAAGCCGGGACGCCCTGAGGTTGCCGATTTCGAACGGCGCGCGGTATGCGCGCTGGATTTTGCTCGCCCTGCCCCTTTTACCGCTTCTGCTCGCGTCGTCCTCGGAGGGCGGCGAAGGCGGAGGCCACAGCGTCATCCTCAACATCGCGCTCGCGATGGTCGCTGCAAGCCTGCTCGGCCTGATTATGAAAGTGCTAAAGCAGCCCGCGATGCTCGGCTACATCCTTGCGGGCGTCGCGATCGGGCCGATCGGGATCGGGATGATCACCGACCACACCGAAATCGTAACGATATCCGAAATCGGATTGATTCTGCTTCTGTTCATGATCGGCCTCGAAATAGATTTGAAAAAGATGCTCGCAGCGGGCCGGCTCGTCATCGTCCCCGGAGTCCTGCAATTCCCGATCTGCGTTGCGATGGGCTGGGCAATCCTCAAGGGGCTTACACTTTTCGGACTGAGCTTCGGCGAGGGCAATTACGCTCTGCTATACACCGCGATCGCGATATCCATCAGCAGCACGATGATCGTCGTCAAGCTGCTTTACGACAAGATGGAGCTGGACACGCTGCCCGGCCGCATAACCGTCGGCATCCTCGTCTTCCAGGACATTTGGGCGATCATCGTCCTCGCGATCCAGCCGAACCTGGCCGATCCCAAAATCCTGTCGATCCTGCTGACGTTCGCAAAAGGCGGATTGCTCGTGGCGCTGGCGCTCGCGATTTCCCGCTGGGTGCTGCCGGTGATTTTCCACGTCGTCGCCAAGATTCCGGAATTGCTTCTCGTGCTGTCGCTTGGCTGGTGCTTCCTAGTAGCGCTAGTGGCCGCGCATCCGTTCGTAGGGCTTTCGATGGAAATGGGCGCGCTGATCGCAGGCGTCTCGCTCGCAACGTTTCCGTACAACCTGGACGTGATCGCCAAGGTCGTAAGCATCCGCGACTTTTTCATCACGCTGTTTTTCGTCGCGCTCGGAATGCAGATCCCGATGCCGACACCGTCGGTTCTTCTCGTATCGCTCGTCATCGTATTCGTCGCGTTGGTAATCCGGGCGTTCGGAGTTTTCGCGGTGCTGCAGACGCTGCGGGCGGGCCACCGCACATCGCTTTTGCCGACGATCAACCTGAGCCAAGTAAGCGAGTTCGCGCTCGTGATCGTCGCCATCGGCATAGGATACGAGCACGTTTCGCAGGAATCGCTGACTTACATCATATGGGTTTTCTCGGTGTTAGCCGTGGCGTCTACTTATCTTGTGACGTACAGCCATCCGCTCCAGGATTTCTGGCGGCGGCTTTTGCTGAAACTTGGAGTGAAGGACATCGGCAAGGCGCTGGAAGACGAGCACCGGCACAAGGAACATCCGATTCTAATTCTCGGATTTTTCCGGATCGCGAGCGCGTTTATGGATGAGGTCTTCCGCAAGCACCAGGATTTAATTGAGCAGATAAAAGTGGTGGACTTCAACCCGGTCGTGCGCAAAAAGCTTGAAAAAATGGGCGTTTACTGCGTTTACGGCGACATTTCCAACATAGACACGCTGCACCATGCGCATGTCGAGGGCGCGAAGGTTGTCCTTTGCTCTGTGCCGGACTCGATCCTCAAAGGGACGACGAACAAGAACCTGCTGTCGCTCGTGCGCAGCTTGTGCCCTGAAGCGCAGGTGATTTTG